The Synchiropus splendidus isolate RoL2022-P1 chromosome 1, RoL_Sspl_1.0, whole genome shotgun sequence genome includes a window with the following:
- the itpa gene encoding inosine triphosphate pyrophosphatase — protein sequence MAVPAGRSIVFVTGNAKKLEEVIQILGDKFPYKLISKKIDLPEYQGEPDEISVQKCKEAARQIDGPVIVEDTCLCFKALDGLPGPYIKWFLDKLKPEGLYKLLAGFEDKSAWALCTFAFTSGKGEPVELFRGITQGQIVEPRGPRDFGWDPCFQPEGYDKTYAELPKEVKNTISHRYRALAAMSEHFSPEKRQKTD from the exons ATGGCAGTGCCGGCTGGGCGGTCGATAGTGTTCGTGACTGGAAATGCAAAAAAACTCGAAGAG gtcaTACAAATTCTCGGCGACAAGTTCCCCTACAAACTAATCTCGAAAAAGATTGACT TGCCCGAGTATCAAGGAGAGCCTGATGAAATTTCTGTACAGAAATGTAAAGAAGCAGCACGACAG aTTGATGGTCCTGTTATAGTGGAAGACACCTGTCTTTGCTTCAAGGCGCTGGATGGCTTACCGGGTCCTTACAT AAAATGGTTTCTGGATAAACTTAAACCCGAAG GCTTGTATAAACTCCTTGCGGGTTTTGAGGACAAGTCTGCATGGGCGCTTTGCACATTTGCCTTCACAAGTGGGAAGGGTGAACCAGTGGAGCTCTTCAGAGGAATAACACAG ggACAAATAGTGGAACCAAGAGGACCTCGAGACTTTGGTTGGGATCCTTGCTTCCAGCCGGAAGGATATGATAAAAC ATATGCTGAACTTCccaaagaggtgaagaacacCATCTCCCACCGCTACCGGGCACTGGCTGCTATGTCTGAGCACTTCTCCCCTGAGAAGAGGCAGAAGACTGATTAA
- the rangrf gene encoding ran guanine nucleotide release factor: protein MQSCGSVRPLFGGAMSALIPHGAKDVSELREIPDNQEVFAHAGTDQSLIVELVEYQAQVADQDAASYHFLDIAGSNKASEPGSSSITSVVSLSRQDVSLTQCSSAWMLSGAQCVSKFNEEAKNSVTIHLGLFRLPQFSTDVLVTFNDPQTISSESSSAPAAGKHEEAWTVMDFQDLLKSITLHDTGLFG from the coding sequence ATGCAGAGCTGTGGGTCGGTCCGTCCTCTGTTTGGCGGAGCCATGTCTGCGCTCATCCCTCATGGTGCCAAAGACGTCAGCGAGCTGAGAGAAATCCCCGACAACCAGGAGGTGTTCGCCCATGCGGGCACAGACCAGAGCCTGATCGTGGAGCTGGTAGAGTACCAGGCCCAGGTGGCCGACCAGGATGCTGCTAGCTACCACTTTCTGGACATCGCAGGGAGCAACAAAGCGTCTGAACCCGGCTCCTCTAGCATCACCAGCGTTGTCAGCTTGTCCCGGCAAGACGTGTCTCTTACGCAGTGCAGCTCTGCCTGGATGCTCTCCGGGGCTCAGTGTGTGTCTAAGTTCAATGAAGAGGCAAAGAACTCGGTGACCATTCACCTGGGTTTGTTCAGGCTGCCACAGTTTTCCACAGATGTCCTGGTCACTTTCAATGACCCACAGACTATAAGTTCTGAGAGCAGCAGCGCTCCAGCAgctggaaaacatgaagaagcCTGGACTGTGATGGACTTCCAGGACCTACTGAAATCCATTACTCTGCATGACACAGGATTGTTTGGCTAG